TAAACAAGCAATGATAAGGTCACACTAAAAAGCGTagagaatattttcttcatattcttgTTCCATTAGATACACTAAGGTAAAAGACAGGGGGTAACGTACTAATGCTTCAGCAATTAGCACGAATTATTGCAGACGTTGATAATCGAATAATGTTTTTCTGTACGTTCTTGAATTCATTGAAGATATTCTCAATCATTTGAATTGCAGTAACACCCAAAATAGGATAGAGATAGGGAAATTCCTCTTAAAAAAACCATGGGGGAGATTTTATTCAACAATGTTTTCCAAGAGAAGAAATTggttctattattatttatttattattctgttgttctatttattatcctattgttctatttttatttactattctattattttctcgTTGTATTTGTAGAAATGTGGAATGATATATTtcatttaagaaagaaaacatgtaAGTGAAAAGGGTGCCAAATTCGTCACGACATCCCAATCCTAAATGGGCCAGGCGGTGCTCCGAATCTTGTCATCGCTAATGACTCGAGTGCTACGCGCGTCCCGCAAACGAACCGGTTACTCGTCCTCATATCTAATGCACTCTGCACAGTAGTCATGAGTAAACAGAGTAGCCGCCGAGGAAACGCTCGGGAACGTGTCTGAAGATAAAGAACGAGCGAGACGATCCGTAAATAATTAGCAGTGAGGAGAcccgaaatgaaatgaaaacgagAGGAGATGACAGTTGATTTGAATTTGCTAATGATATGCAAGTGAGTTACTAGCTACTCAAATTGACGTCCGGTTATTTTTCAGACAGCTCGTCACGGGGAAATAATTAAAGGGGAGCTGGACGACGACCAAAAGAATAGCGGAGTTCTTGAGAATTGTTCAGCTCACGCACACGGCTATAGTACAATTTTAATGACTACCTTAGAATCTCTCTAAGCACCGCCTCATGTCGCTTCTCGTCTCGCTTAGCCGTATTTAATTCGTTTTCGGCCAAAATAGAGTGTCCTTCTaaaaattattgcaaaaacaaatgatgCTGCAGTTAGGATCTATCAAACAGAGTtatcgcaatttttttttcgcagtttttttttggtcaagTTCaggtgcaatttttttttttgaaatggttgGTAGATCCATACTCACTACGTGGACAATCTGTAAGGTGAAAGAAAACCCACAAAACACTTTTCTAACTGAGAACTCGACAAAAAATCATCGTGCTATGTCAACGAGATGAAAATTTGATCTTCGGAAtgcttgaaatttttcctgaaaattcgtAAAACATGGTAAAACAACGTCACTTTATATTTATAGCTCAAGTGAGAAACAAACTTCATCCGCAAACCAATATGAGATCTTAGAAACACTTATAAAACAGCCAAAACTTCCTCACCAAATATCTGAATGATtttctaacaatttttttaaaatcaaacacttttcaattaaaacattttttccaataaacactttaaagaagaaactttTCTTCCAATGACAGATAGCTTTCAACTACATATTACCGGGCTTGTTTCTGTatgaaaaacgaataaaaaggaagatacaagtcaataaataaatttagagTAAGAGCTATGTTCTGGCGAAATTTCgattttaattaaaataataaaaaagttaaTTCTGATTATAAAGAACAAAGAGTATCAAAAGGTGAAAAAGGGCAGACATAATTGTCTATGTAAGGATAGCATAGCGATAATAGACACTGAGAAGAGCATCACGAAAGAACCAAAATCTCCTCGGgggaatttcttgaatttgtgAGCATAACTTCAAAACCACGCCCATTTTCGCGTGCCAACCGGTGGCTGAGAACCAGTCCCCAAACGAGAGTGAACCTACATCCTACATGGTACCAAAAAGATCACTTTCGCttaagagaatgaaaaaaaagagagctgCAGAAACAGTAGTTTCTATTGTCTTCTGGCCTTTTAATATTGAATTTGAAGACATAGTGAACACAGCCCCACTAGGAAAAAGCTAAACTAGGGAAAGAAACTTCATAAACCAAAAATGGCATCAAAGGTGGTCCAGAAAATCTGACTTTAATGTTCCTAGTTGATTATTATTTGCTAATCTTATCTGCTATATAATAGCTGTTTGCTGGGCCAAGCGCTCTGCTTAGACAATATGAAGAAGTTAGGAGTGTAGGAGCCTTCCTTCAACATGAACCTTATGTTGTTTGTAGAAGATGATCGTGCGCTgtcagaagaaaatggaaccctcaaaaacagaaaacaattcATGGAAAATTAAGTGCCATTTTTTATGCCATCAGACCTAGATATGGACCAAGCAGCACGGTGAGCGCCTTTCCATGTTTGCGGTACATAAAATCGGCTCATCACGATGTTCTATATGTGGAGGATAATGAGGAGAATGTAAGAATAATGTTAATAAACTCCTTTAAAATTTATCACACTGTGCGTTCTCTGAATTTAATTGGTTTTGCATGATGTTTGTACTCTTATCATGGGCGAACCAGGCAGCACAGCGGAAATGGAAAGTTTTTGCGAAGACATGCAAGATGTAaaagaagccaaaaaaaaatcttgggaGCAAAGTGAATGGAACCGAACgaaggaaaatagaaaaaatctgagaaaaaaaatttacaccACTAGAGTCAGAAAATAGACATTAAATGTATCTAATAATCAGagaatcttttaaaaatgtgaggaaaaatATCGCATAGgtgattttttggaaatgttgcATGTATTCTTTTGACTTAGTACTACATGCATTAAATGAACAAAggcaaaaaaattagaaaaaatacataaaaaactggtttattttgaataaataaaaaatgggcTACGAACATGCACCCCATGTTGTCAAATCTGAACATGTAGGGGAACTATCTGCTATAGAGGgcaaaaaacttctgaaacaCTCCGAAGGTTTCTTGAAAACTTCTGCGAAAGAAATGATGTCAGATGAACCATGAAGGTACGTTCGATGaaaaattagcattttttCAGAGTCGTTGGCTGAGAAAAACCTCTTCCAAATGAACAATGCAGCGACCTTGCCGTCATTTGTGAATCAAACGGCGAAGACCAACACCGACCGATCGCGTCATGACTCAGATCCTCTTCACACATGTTAGCCTTACCGCTACGTCTCCTCAATCAATATTTGGTAACAGCAAAGCACCTCAAAGTGCTTGCTCTTCTACGGATGATCGATAGAGTGAGAAAGCATGGATGGACGAACTCGATTAAGATGTTGAATGTGGGCATTAGTAGCCGCTCGTGCTCGGCCGCCAGTACACGGCCACGTACTAGAAATGGCCTTTGATCCGTGCCGCCATCATCGCCGGTCCGCTCATGGCCAGTCCCATAAGTGGTGCTGCATCGTGACAGACGTGTGAATAAGTGTGAATCCAAAAGAATTCGAGGGCTTCTCGACTGGAATGAACGCTTCCCGGTGGTGTTCCTATCGGACGGAAATAGTCTATGCCCTTCTTATGTAGATAAGCATTCTTCCACATAAGCACTTTCACACGGTCAGCAACTGGCATTCACATTCAGTCGCGTTTCTATGGGTATTTGGAGGAGAAGGGGCTCGTCGAagaccgttttttttcaagaggttTGCTGCAATGGTTTAAACGATACTGGTGAATGTGAATCTGTTGTTTGGAATAATAGGTCAGGTCCATATTTCGAGGGGATGCATAGTCCGAAACTGTACATCAGACAGTTGAAGTTCCCTTCTTTCTAGCTCTCTCAACTGGCTGCGGAAGTTTATCAAACATTCTCAGGAGGTCACATAGGCACTTTCAGcaccttcaaagaaaaagtaaagaaaatgatgaaaacctTGATCTTTTCATGTTCTATGACTTTTCTCCGAATAAGGGAGCAAacatgagtaaaaaaaaatatcgtctAGACACCAGACGATATCTTTCTGTACTCATGTTTGCTCGAGGCATAAAGGAATTTGCGCCCGATGAGCATATAAAGGAAATTCTTTGACCAAAATCAAAGTATACTGATCCAGATTTGTCGACAATCGCTTCAGAAAGGAAATCCACCAGAAATGAGCGAACTTACAGCTTGTGAAACTCCGAAAAAAGTTTCACGATCATTCAGGGGAGAAAGATGTGAAGACTACATAAATCTTTGATTTTGCAAACGTTTCAGAAATACTAGGAATAATgagagaaatgtttttttaggaGCACCAAAACCCTAATAATGATTGGATGTTAGCGAAACGTTAAGTTGAAGAAATCCTGGAGATTACCTACCCacggatgaagaagaagactcGTACATCCATGAGCACCTACTGACTGGTTACAGAAACGTACACTACTTcgatacaataaaaaaatcacgaCATTGATAGATAGATTGAAAAAATCGATCCAAAAGGTGGATTTATCAATTCGTCGACGACATTTCCGAAGAGAACGAGCTTTAAGGTGATTTCGAACTCCAAAAAAGCCATTTCACTTAGAACGCTTCCAACAAAACTATGTATCTCAAATTTCACTGAAGCacaattgaataaaaaagattACTCCAGACAAAAAACTTTCTACGTGAAGTTACTTTAAATGCACTCTATTCAAACAATtctgttctcatttttcacaCACTTGAAATCACACCTTCTAACAAGAAATTCAAGGTAAATGAGTGGAATGGAGGAACGGAGAggtgaacaatgaaaaatatgcCGAATCTTCTTTTCCAAAGAAACATGCTTAAGAAGCCAGTGTTACCAAAACCCTCTTCTACTGGTGTTCGTTGAACAAAA
This window of the Necator americanus strain Aroian chromosome III, whole genome shotgun sequence genome carries:
- a CDS encoding hypothetical protein (NECATOR_CHRIII.G9960.T1); the encoded protein is MPVADRVKVLMWKNAYLHKKGIDYFRPIGTPPGSVHSSREALEFFWIHTYSHVCHDAAPLMGLAMSGPAMMAARIKGHF